One Obesumbacterium proteus DNA window includes the following coding sequences:
- a CDS encoding phage tail protein has protein sequence MVQKYKAVLTTTGAAKIAAATAGGAKVNLKQMAVGDGGGTLPMPDPAQTKLIAEKHRAVLNKVIVDPKHKNYLVAELVIPPETGGFWMRELGLYDDTGALIAVSNMAESYKPLLSEGSGRAQTLRMVVIVSDMDSVNLQIDASTVLATQEYVDDKLLEHEQSRRHPDATLKDKGFTQLSSATNSDSEVLASTPKAVKVAYDLANAKYTAQDATTARKGIVQLSSATDSTSEMLASTPKAVKAAYDMGKTANDNAQTADSNAGKANENANTRLEKSKNLSDLTNKAEARKSLELGSAATSSVQTSPTDNSPNAVLKVGAFGLDGNSIPITTTSNSDLSKMPGIPFNGIREYKSSDGSVYLIGISGISPSGNLVEWLAPENGPEGKKIAVRNKDSLFTLYSTGNKPTANDVGALPLAGGTMAGAIKVSGIGRGAFSSQNSNEAPIFQYIDTAGTSEYWPLIKQKYKQANATWSAGTLVNANRFIVHYQDAAGSGALFSFYKDGQFVPANYANFDVKYQAKGNYTPAGQAYTKAESDVRFQPKGSYTPAGQAYTKAESDTRYAKAVPFAGAGGVGTYTLVATNTTQTVTFGKPMQGAKLAMLDANQRYYAGSALAGTWIWLGHTIGIGGTWFYGMAYRSA, from the coding sequence ATGGTACAAAAATATAAAGCCGTACTGACTACCACTGGGGCGGCAAAAATTGCCGCCGCGACCGCTGGCGGTGCTAAAGTCAATCTGAAGCAGATGGCCGTTGGCGATGGCGGCGGTACGCTGCCCATGCCTGACCCAGCACAGACCAAACTGATTGCTGAAAAGCATCGGGCCGTTCTCAACAAAGTGATTGTTGATCCTAAACACAAAAATTATTTGGTTGCCGAGCTGGTTATCCCACCAGAAACCGGTGGCTTTTGGATGCGTGAACTGGGGTTGTATGACGACACTGGCGCGCTGATTGCGGTCAGTAACATGGCCGAAAGCTACAAGCCACTGTTATCCGAAGGATCTGGCCGTGCGCAGACCCTGCGCATGGTGGTGATTGTCAGCGATATGGATTCCGTAAATTTACAGATCGATGCCTCCACGGTGCTAGCCACCCAGGAATACGTCGATGATAAGCTGCTTGAACACGAGCAATCGCGCCGCCATCCTGATGCCACGCTCAAAGATAAAGGGTTCACCCAACTGAGCAGCGCCACCAACAGCGACAGCGAGGTGTTAGCCTCCACGCCGAAGGCGGTGAAAGTGGCTTATGACTTGGCGAATGCCAAATACACCGCACAGGATGCTACTACAGCCAGAAAAGGGATTGTTCAGCTTAGCAGTGCCACCGATAGCACTAGTGAGATGCTAGCTTCCACGCCGAAGGCGGTAAAGGCAGCTTATGATATGGGAAAAACCGCTAATGATAATGCGCAAACGGCGGATTCTAACGCTGGGAAAGCCAATGAAAACGCCAACACACGTCTTGAAAAAAGCAAGAATTTGTCTGACCTGACAAATAAAGCTGAAGCACGGAAGAGTTTAGAGCTGGGCTCGGCAGCAACGTCCAGTGTTCAAACATCCCCGACAGATAATTCGCCGAACGCCGTGTTAAAAGTGGGCGCGTTTGGGCTAGATGGCAATTCCATACCGATTACGACAACGTCAAATTCTGACTTATCTAAAATGCCGGGAATACCATTCAACGGTATCCGTGAATATAAATCTTCCGATGGTTCAGTATATTTAATCGGGATTAGCGGTATTTCTCCTAGCGGGAATTTGGTTGAATGGTTGGCTCCAGAAAATGGACCTGAAGGTAAAAAAATAGCTGTTAGAAATAAAGATAGCCTATTTACACTCTATAGTACTGGGAATAAACCCACCGCTAACGATGTTGGGGCGCTGCCACTGGCAGGCGGTACGATGGCGGGGGCTATAAAAGTTTCAGGCATTGGACGCGGCGCCTTCTCAAGTCAAAATAGTAATGAAGCACCGATTTTCCAGTACATCGACACGGCGGGAACATCGGAGTATTGGCCGCTTATTAAGCAAAAATATAAACAGGCTAATGCGACGTGGTCAGCAGGGACGTTAGTTAATGCGAATCGATTCATTGTGCATTATCAAGATGCTGCGGGGAGCGGTGCGTTGTTTTCGTTCTACAAGGATGGTCAATTTGTTCCCGCAAACTACGCCAACTTTGATGTTAAATATCAAGCGAAAGGAAACTATACCCCAGCGGGACAGGCTTATACCAAGGCTGAAAGCGATGTGCGATTCCAGCCCAAAGGTAGCTACACCCCCGCAGGTCAAGCCTATACCAAAGCTGAATCTGATACCCGTTACGCTAAAGCGGTGCCGTTTGCAGGGGCTGGCGGTGTGGGAACTTATACTTTAGTGGCTACCAACACAACCCAAACGGTGACTTTTGGCAAGCCGATGCAAGGGGCAAAGCTAGCGATGCTTGATGCGAACCAGCGCTATTATGCTGGCTCCGCGCTAGCCGGAACGTGGATTTGGTTAGGGCATACTATTGGCATAGGTGGCACATGGTTTTATGGTATGGCTTACCGCTCTGCTTAA
- a CDS encoding phage tail protein I, giving the protein MNDNRLLPMGSSSLEVAAAAACAEIAQTPIPLRQLWDPQTCPTNLLPYLAWAFSVDRWDAAWPDETKRDVITAAYYIHSRKGTISAVRRVVEPLGYVINVNEWWETDDPPGTFRLDIGVLESGISEEMYLEMERLIADAKPASRHLIGLTIMQDVAGYAYIGSALYDGDILTVYPDLES; this is encoded by the coding sequence ATGAATGATAACCGCCTATTGCCGATGGGCTCATCGTCACTGGAGGTCGCAGCCGCTGCCGCCTGTGCGGAGATAGCACAAACGCCGATTCCTCTGCGCCAGCTGTGGGATCCACAAACCTGCCCAACCAATTTATTGCCCTATTTAGCCTGGGCATTTTCGGTTGATCGGTGGGATGCCGCTTGGCCTGATGAGACCAAACGTGACGTGATAACCGCGGCGTATTACATCCACAGCCGAAAAGGCACTATCAGCGCCGTTCGTCGGGTAGTGGAACCCCTCGGCTATGTCATTAATGTCAACGAGTGGTGGGAAACCGACGATCCTCCGGGTACGTTCCGCCTCGATATTGGCGTTTTGGAAAGCGGCATCAGCGAAGAGATGTATCTCGAAATGGAACGACTCATTGCAGATGCCAAACCCGCCAGCCGTCACCTGATCGGCCTCACTATTATGCAAGATGTCGCCGGTTACGCCTACATTGGCAGCGCCCTGTATGACGGCGACATCCTTACCGTTTATCCTGACCTAGAGAGCTAA
- a CDS encoding baseplate assembly protein, translated as MATIDLSQLPAPDVVEVLDYESVLSERKTTLLSLCDESQRDAVARTLQLESEPLTKLLEESAYREIIWRQRVNEAARANMLAYATGSDLDNLGANYNILRLVITPADETVIPPVPAIFESDSDFRVRIQQAFEGLSVAGSVGSYQFHGRSADGRVADVSVVSPSPASVTISVLSREGNGAASQELTDIVYLALNAEDVRPVADRVTVQSAKIVTYEINAVLYLYPGPEVEPVRQAAEDKLKAYISAQHRLGRDIRKSAIYAALHVEGVQRVELAQPVADIVLDETQASYCSDYTLTVGGADE; from the coding sequence ATGGCAACCATTGACCTGAGCCAACTTCCCGCGCCTGACGTGGTTGAGGTTCTAGACTATGAAAGTGTTTTATCCGAGCGAAAAACGACGCTGTTATCGCTGTGTGACGAAAGTCAGCGTGATGCCGTCGCTCGTACTTTGCAATTGGAGTCTGAGCCGCTGACTAAATTGTTAGAGGAAAGCGCCTATCGAGAAATTATCTGGCGTCAGCGCGTCAACGAAGCCGCACGTGCCAATATGCTGGCCTACGCCACAGGCTCAGATCTTGATAATTTGGGCGCTAACTACAACATACTGCGGCTGGTCATCACGCCCGCCGACGAAACAGTGATTCCACCTGTTCCGGCAATTTTTGAATCAGATAGTGATTTCCGCGTACGTATTCAGCAAGCCTTTGAAGGCCTAAGCGTCGCGGGTTCAGTAGGCTCCTATCAATTTCATGGGCGAAGTGCCGATGGCCGTGTTGCCGATGTATCCGTAGTCAGCCCCTCTCCCGCCAGCGTCACCATATCTGTACTTTCACGCGAAGGGAACGGTGCCGCAAGTCAGGAGCTCACGGATATCGTTTATCTCGCTCTGAATGCTGAAGACGTGAGACCCGTTGCAGATCGGGTTACGGTTCAGTCGGCCAAGATTGTCACCTATGAAATTAACGCCGTTCTTTATCTCTATCCAGGCCCCGAAGTTGAACCCGTTCGACAGGCTGCGGAAGATAAATTGAAAGCCTACATCAGCGCACAGCACCGACTCGGGCGAGATATTCGCAAATCAGCAATTTATGCCGCGCTTCACGTTGAAGGCGTACAACGCGTTGAGCTTGCCCAACCGGTCGCCGATATCGTGCTAGATGAAACACAAGCTTCCTATTGCTCGGATTACACCCTTACCGTAGGCGGCGCCGATGAATGA
- a CDS encoding GPW/gp25 family protein: protein MTANYSGMDRNDGRQRIDTDHIRQSIRDILITPIGTRVMRRDYGSLLSALIDQPQNAALNLQLMAACYMAILKWEPRISLTSITFDNRFNGEMFVDITGTLADNSGAFSLNIPVS, encoded by the coding sequence ATGACAGCCAACTATTCCGGCATGGATCGCAATGATGGCAGACAACGGATAGATACTGACCATATTCGTCAAAGCATACGCGACATTCTTATTACCCCGATAGGAACCCGCGTCATGCGTAGAGATTACGGTTCGCTACTGTCAGCCCTGATTGACCAGCCGCAAAACGCGGCGCTCAACCTACAACTGATGGCCGCCTGTTACATGGCTATTTTGAAATGGGAGCCACGCATCAGCCTGACCTCCATCACGTTCGACAACCGCTTTAATGGCGAAATGTTTGTTGATATCACCGGCACCCTTGCTGACAACAGCGGCGCCTTCTCTCTTAACATTCCAGTGAGCTAA
- a CDS encoding phage baseplate assembly protein V codes for MNTLSKISDLQRLMRNLIRTGVVSEVDTKGARCRVQTGEIQTDWLNWLTRRAGRSRDWWAPSVGEQVLLLAVGGELDTAFVLPGIYCDDFSAPSSSADAYHVAFPDGAIIEYEPATSALIVNNVKTADVTATQSVVVTSPAVTVIASQTITLDTPEVICTNKLTTGSIEVKSGGKMEGTIDHTGAFTSNGVQIDKHGHGGVKSGGEWTEGTK; via the coding sequence ATGAATACGTTATCTAAAATCTCTGACCTTCAGCGCCTAATGCGCAACCTTATCCGCACCGGTGTCGTCTCTGAAGTTGATACCAAAGGCGCCCGTTGTCGCGTGCAAACCGGCGAAATCCAAACGGATTGGCTTAACTGGTTAACACGTCGGGCAGGACGTTCACGTGATTGGTGGGCTCCCTCCGTGGGAGAGCAGGTATTGCTGCTTGCCGTGGGCGGCGAATTAGATACCGCCTTCGTGCTACCAGGCATTTATTGCGATGACTTCTCTGCGCCGTCTTCATCAGCAGATGCCTATCACGTCGCGTTCCCCGATGGAGCGATTATTGAATATGAACCGGCCACCAGTGCACTAATCGTCAACAACGTAAAAACCGCAGACGTTACGGCAACTCAATCGGTAGTGGTGACCTCACCGGCGGTCACCGTGATTGCCAGCCAAACCATTACGCTTGATACGCCTGAAGTTATTTGCACCAACAAACTGACCACCGGCTCTATTGAGGTCAAAAGTGGCGGCAAAATGGAGGGAACCATTGACCATACCGGCGCATTTACATCAAACGGCGTTCAAATTGATAAACATGGCCATGGCGGAGTTAAGAGCGGTGGCGAATGGACTGAGGGGACAAAATGA
- a CDS encoding phage tail protein encodes MLKPKSLRSALEKVVPALTSNPKMLQMSIDSGSVTSTLAASLSFEQQYQLNLKFTNYSDDIEQLLAPINLWLRENQPDIMVLNEDKQNGFTFRIDGDGDAGQNITIALHLTERTLVKCEDGTLQVTTLPEPLPPQPVDRPTALYINGELVSRWVD; translated from the coding sequence ATGTTAAAACCTAAGAGCCTACGTAGCGCACTGGAAAAAGTCGTGCCTGCGCTAACGAGCAATCCCAAAATGTTGCAAATGTCGATTGATAGCGGCAGCGTGACATCGACGCTTGCAGCATCACTTTCTTTTGAGCAGCAGTACCAGCTGAATTTGAAGTTTACTAATTATTCCGATGACATCGAGCAGCTACTCGCACCAATCAACCTTTGGTTACGAGAAAATCAGCCAGACATTATGGTGCTCAACGAAGATAAACAAAACGGCTTCACCTTCCGAATCGATGGCGATGGCGATGCTGGCCAAAATATCACCATTGCCCTGCATCTCACGGAACGTACATTGGTTAAGTGCGAAGACGGCACTTTGCAAGTAACCACGCTGCCAGAACCCCTCCCCCCACAGCCGGTAGACAGGCCAACAGCACTGTATATCAACGGAGAATTAGTCAGCCGCTGGGTTGACTAG
- the lysC gene encoding Rz1-like lysis system protein LysC (LysC is an Rz1-like component of a phage lytic system, substantially overlapping although not fully embedded in the gene for the Rz-like LysB component.): MKTQISEVGFSLLCLMILPGCTSAPPSIPPPIIYSGCPKVVSCPIPQSQPKTNGDLSDDNRQLEHALISCALQIETVKQCQEILDVKT; encoded by the coding sequence ATGAAAACGCAGATCTCCGAGGTTGGTTTCAGTCTCCTCTGCCTGATGATATTGCCCGGTTGCACATCCGCCCCGCCTTCGATACCCCCACCGATTATCTACAGTGGTTGTCCGAAAGTAGTCAGTTGCCCCATTCCACAGAGTCAGCCCAAAACGAACGGTGATTTGAGTGACGATAATCGCCAACTGGAGCATGCGCTGATCAGCTGCGCGCTGCAAATTGAAACAGTTAAACAATGTCAGGAGATACTCGATGTTAAAACCTAA
- a CDS encoding lysozyme, whose translation MSSIVKRCSVAVVLALAATLPNYPQLKTSPQGLTLIANLEGCRLAPYQCSAGVWTSGIGHTIGVKPEKTINEHTSAVNLVSDVLQVEKKLAACMPVAMPQPVYDAVVSFAFNVGTGAACGSTLATLIKRQQWREACQQLPRWSFVNGTWNKGVNNRRNAELTRCMEGVT comes from the coding sequence ATGAGCTCAATCGTTAAACGTTGTAGCGTTGCCGTGGTGCTAGCGCTTGCAGCCACGCTTCCCAACTACCCACAGCTGAAAACCTCGCCACAGGGACTCACTTTGATTGCCAACTTAGAAGGCTGCCGGTTGGCGCCTTATCAATGCAGCGCCGGAGTATGGACATCAGGGATCGGCCACACAATCGGAGTGAAGCCGGAAAAAACCATCAACGAGCATACCTCGGCCGTGAATTTAGTCAGCGACGTGCTGCAAGTAGAGAAAAAACTCGCAGCCTGTATGCCGGTGGCGATGCCTCAACCTGTGTATGACGCCGTCGTCAGCTTTGCCTTTAACGTCGGCACAGGCGCTGCCTGTGGTTCGACGTTAGCCACATTAATTAAACGCCAGCAGTGGCGCGAAGCCTGTCAGCAGCTGCCGCGTTGGTCATTTGTCAACGGTACCTGGAATAAAGGCGTGAATAACCGCCGTAATGCTGAGCTCACTCGCTGCATGGAGGGGGTGACATGA
- a CDS encoding HP1 family phage holin produces the protein MGLSVERISSFVAYCVSAICMFLGALTPQDIAFLIGAAVGVGTFLVNWYYRRKSYRLLERVTLDKRTFDELNR, from the coding sequence ATGGGACTGAGTGTCGAGCGAATCAGCTCATTTGTCGCCTACTGCGTCTCAGCAATATGCATGTTTCTCGGTGCGTTAACACCGCAAGATATCGCGTTTTTAATCGGTGCCGCCGTCGGCGTTGGAACCTTCTTGGTTAATTGGTACTACCGACGTAAAAGCTATCGGCTATTGGAACGTGTCACCCTCGATAAGAGGACTTTCGATGAGCTCAATCGTTAA
- a CDS encoding tail protein X codes for MKVIALQGDTLDALCYRHYGRTEGVVEEVLGSNPGLADIGTLLPHGTAVELPVVNAESQKEFLNLWD; via the coding sequence ATGAAAGTTATTGCTTTACAAGGCGATACCCTTGATGCGCTTTGCTATCGTCATTATGGCCGCACCGAAGGCGTGGTTGAAGAGGTTCTGGGTAGCAATCCTGGGCTTGCGGATATCGGAACCCTGCTCCCCCACGGTACAGCCGTCGAACTCCCCGTTGTGAACGCTGAATCGCAAAAGGAATTTCTTAATCTATGGGACTGA
- a CDS encoding head completion/stabilization protein translates to MNTILKNRSPTPATQQEASKKWIRNTYFWPDIDPIRIYELMQATHVKHVPTEPAFRNAIMTGISEANATLYDYRQRQIAAGYPSLNCVPALQLDGESEKCFHYHRAVAALASANLVKHIVDKTNSPVAANTHRAIADLCRDAQWSVRLIRAHQRCRTEGF, encoded by the coding sequence ATGAATACTATTTTGAAAAACCGGAGCCCAACACCCGCCACCCAGCAAGAGGCGAGTAAGAAGTGGATACGGAATACTTATTTTTGGCCAGATATTGATCCTATTCGTATCTACGAGTTAATGCAGGCGACACATGTCAAACATGTCCCCACTGAGCCCGCATTTCGTAACGCGATAATGACGGGCATCTCGGAAGCCAATGCCACGTTATATGACTATCGACAACGCCAAATAGCGGCTGGTTATCCCTCTCTGAATTGTGTTCCTGCTCTGCAGCTCGATGGCGAAAGCGAAAAGTGTTTTCACTACCATCGAGCCGTTGCCGCATTAGCCAGTGCGAACCTCGTTAAACATATTGTCGACAAAACGAATAGCCCCGTTGCAGCGAATACGCATCGGGCCATTGCGGATCTGTGCCGAGATGCGCAGTGGTCCGTCAGACTCATAAGGGCACATCAACGCTGCCGTACAGAGGGATTCTAA
- a CDS encoding replication endonuclease, translated as MSQPHRGRIAPSPPPQFTGTQADAFVGLFPWNAPKKAIGRERQLTLAEYQQGQAVLRRIDSLPRFLSTILLNRHAWLLKNKSLHAANKFLVFTVEPRIWPRLDIVNRKFAMNLSASQCFMSEGDIYRRLPGMNDRELERLAGRIAGQLFSAYEELSDAFLLHSPQAELFTDEAQAEIYGHVAGAARAFNITPLNWTKYHKGTLDIRSAFSSIARLLNDEWWISQLKAQRTQWREALLIAAGEVHCNKSGYASKQAIRDVQARRLANMEYLKSCELENVDTGERFSLIDKVMASISNPEIRRMELMSTIAGIEKYAASMKHVGMFLTITTPSKYHPMRKTGKKDNIRVQLNHKWDEAAFSPKDGQRYLVNIWSKMRTAFKDQNLKVYGMRVVEPHHDATPHWHMMLFCEPKHRPSIVAIMKRYALMEDGDERGAQENRFECKHLNRGGAAGYIAKYIAKNIDGYALDGEIDSETGKPLSDTAAAVTAWASTWRIPQFKAIGVPTMGAYRECRSRNLRYISLAESFDERVEAVRAAASGGDFAAYIAAQGGANVSRDLQTVRVARKVADEPNEYDEDVQKIVGIFAPHLGENHIHTTRDTQWRIVAKAVDLEPLTLKSASGAPRSPVNNCGSAEKAATEETANKAPEQDSKRISLPPVDEIAWDDIGNVLLIRALLKEQAPKVNRKQRSYDQLHRPEPAPSARLTQAERQRLPQIHADLTAKGIHPQRWELEVLARGAKVSFGDLTFHYRKSDIREEVTNNYSARVL; from the coding sequence ATGAGCCAACCTCATCGGGGGCGCATCGCCCCCTCGCCGCCGCCACAGTTTACCGGAACCCAAGCCGACGCCTTCGTCGGCCTTTTCCCATGGAACGCGCCTAAAAAAGCGATAGGCCGAGAAAGACAGCTTACCCTTGCCGAATACCAGCAAGGGCAAGCTGTTTTGCGTCGTATCGATTCCCTACCGCGTTTTCTGAGCACCATTCTGCTAAACCGCCATGCGTGGCTACTGAAGAACAAAAGCCTGCACGCAGCGAATAAGTTTCTGGTGTTCACCGTTGAGCCACGCATCTGGCCGCGTCTGGATATCGTTAACCGCAAGTTCGCCATGAACCTCAGCGCCTCACAGTGCTTTATGTCAGAAGGCGACATTTATCGCCGTTTACCCGGCATGAACGATCGTGAACTTGAGCGCCTCGCCGGTCGCATCGCGGGACAGCTCTTTTCAGCTTACGAAGAACTTAGCGATGCGTTTTTGCTGCACAGCCCCCAAGCAGAGCTTTTCACCGACGAAGCACAGGCCGAGATTTACGGCCACGTTGCTGGCGCAGCTCGCGCTTTCAACATCACCCCGCTGAACTGGACGAAATACCACAAAGGCACGCTGGATATCCGTTCAGCGTTCTCCAGCATTGCGCGTCTGCTAAATGATGAATGGTGGATTAGCCAGCTCAAAGCCCAGCGCACGCAGTGGCGTGAGGCATTGTTGATTGCCGCCGGTGAAGTACATTGCAATAAATCCGGCTATGCCAGCAAACAGGCGATCCGTGACGTGCAGGCGCGCCGCTTGGCGAATATGGAATATCTGAAATCCTGCGAGCTGGAGAACGTCGACACCGGCGAGCGTTTTTCCCTGATCGATAAGGTCATGGCCAGTATCTCGAATCCTGAAATCCGTCGTATGGAACTCATGAGCACCATCGCGGGGATCGAGAAATACGCGGCCAGCATGAAACACGTCGGCATGTTCCTGACTATCACCACGCCCTCGAAATATCACCCGATGCGCAAAACAGGTAAGAAAGACAACATCCGCGTGCAACTCAATCACAAATGGGATGAAGCCGCGTTCTCGCCTAAAGACGGCCAGCGCTATTTGGTCAATATCTGGAGCAAAATGCGCACCGCGTTCAAAGACCAAAACCTAAAGGTCTACGGAATGCGCGTGGTCGAGCCACACCACGACGCCACGCCTCACTGGCACATGATGCTGTTTTGCGAACCGAAGCACCGCCCTTCAATCGTTGCCATTATGAAGCGCTACGCGCTGATGGAAGACGGTGACGAACGCGGCGCACAGGAAAACCGCTTCGAGTGTAAGCACCTCAACCGAGGCGGCGCGGCGGGATATATCGCTAAGTACATCGCCAAAAATATCGACGGCTATGCCCTCGACGGCGAGATCGATAGCGAAACCGGTAAACCGTTGTCAGACACTGCCGCCGCGGTTACCGCGTGGGCGTCTACGTGGCGCATCCCGCAGTTTAAAGCCATTGGGGTGCCGACCATGGGCGCCTACCGTGAGTGCCGTAGTCGAAATCTGCGTTATATCAGTCTGGCCGAAAGCTTTGATGAGCGCGTCGAAGCCGTGCGTGCTGCGGCATCAGGCGGCGATTTTGCTGCCTATATCGCGGCACAAGGTGGCGCTAATGTGTCTCGTGATTTACAAACCGTGCGCGTGGCTCGCAAGGTTGCCGATGAACCTAACGAATATGATGAAGACGTTCAGAAAATCGTGGGCATCTTCGCCCCGCACCTCGGTGAAAACCACATTCACACCACCCGTGACACTCAATGGCGCATCGTCGCTAAAGCCGTTGACCTTGAGCCTTTGACCTTAAAAAGCGCCTCTGGCGCGCCTCGGAGTCCTGTCAATAACTGTGGATCTGCTGAAAAAGCAGCCACCGAAGAAACCGCCAATAAGGCACCTGAACAGGACTCAAAACGCATCAGTTTGCCCCCTGTAGACGAAATAGCATGGGATGACATCGGCAACGTGCTGCTGATAAGAGCGCTTCTGAAGGAGCAAGCGCCAAAAGTGAACCGAAAACAGCGAAGTTACGATCAACTGCACCGGCCAGAGCCTGCACCTTCGGCACGTTTAACCCAAGCCGAACGGCAACGCCTGCCACAAATTCACGCTGACCTCACGGCCAAAGGCATTCATCCGCAACGTTGGGAACTGGAAGTGCTCGCTCGCGGGGCAAAAGTGAGCTTTGGGGATCTGACGTTCCACTATAGAAAAAGCGATATCAGGGAGGAAGTTACGAACAATTATTCAGCAAGAGTCTTATAA
- a CDS encoding TraR/DksA family transcriptional regulator: protein MADIIDRAQELQQHQLERQIAAARQSHHSVSADTCEDCDAPIPEARRMAIAGVQCCIHCQQIRELTRKHFRA from the coding sequence ATGGCTGACATCATCGATCGCGCCCAAGAATTGCAACAGCACCAACTTGAAAGACAAATTGCCGCGGCGAGACAGTCTCATCATTCTGTTTCGGCTGATACTTGCGAAGACTGCGACGCCCCTATCCCTGAAGCGCGCCGCATGGCTATCGCCGGTGTGCAGTGTTGCATTCACTGCCAGCAGATCCGCGAGCTCACTCGCAAGCATTTTCGCGCATGA